The following are encoded in a window of Paenibacillus polymyxa genomic DNA:
- the pdxT gene encoding pyridoxal 5'-phosphate synthase glutaminase subunit PdxT, protein MKIGVLSLQGAVAEHIRSVERAGAECIAVKKIEQLNELSGLIIPGGESTTIGKLMRKYDFIEAIRQFSNQGKPVFGTCAGLIVLAKTIQGQEEAHLGLMDITVSRNAFGRQRESFETDLNIKGIDEPVRAVFIRAPLIQSVGTGVDVLSEYNGEIVAARQGHLLASSFHPELTDDYRLHQYFVDMVRE, encoded by the coding sequence ATGAAAATAGGTGTATTGTCGCTGCAAGGCGCTGTAGCTGAACATATACGTAGCGTTGAACGTGCGGGTGCGGAATGTATAGCGGTGAAGAAGATCGAACAGCTCAATGAGCTGTCCGGTCTTATCATTCCCGGTGGTGAAAGCACCACTATTGGTAAGCTAATGCGCAAGTATGATTTCATAGAGGCTATACGTCAGTTTTCCAATCAAGGCAAGCCTGTATTTGGCACTTGCGCGGGATTGATTGTACTGGCTAAAACGATTCAAGGACAGGAAGAAGCACATTTGGGACTCATGGATATTACAGTATCGCGTAATGCATTTGGTCGCCAAAGAGAGAGCTTTGAAACAGACTTGAACATTAAAGGGATTGACGAGCCGGTACGTGCTGTATTTATACGCGCGCCATTAATTCAGTCTGTTGGAACGGGAGTAGATGTGTTGTCTGAGTATAACGGCGAGATCGTGGCAGCCCGTCAGGGTCATTTGTTGGCTTCATCCTTCCATCCGGAGTTAACAGACGATTACCGGTTACATCAATATTTTGTGGATATGGTCCGCGAATAG